From the Debaryomyces hansenii CBS767 chromosome F complete sequence genome, the window TGTTCATCTAACAACAATGATGATAACATCAAAGAAACGATTAAGCTTTTTTCTACATCTGAGTCTTCATCAGCTTTgattacaaaattatttgagatTATCAGCAAAGAGGTCGCATCGCAACCCTCTAAAAATTCTGCGTTGTCTGTTTGGTTGAAATGGCTTTTGCTAGTACATGGTGGATTTATTGCCAAACAACCAGATCAGCACGACAACCTTAAAACATTGCAAACAGGATTAACTGAAGGCATGAAATTAATGCCTCGATTATTAGGATTGCAAGGTAGattacaattattgaaatctCAAACACAATTGAGAGATAATCTTAATAACATGAGTATCGAAtctgatgacgaagaagataaagaacTGACCGATATTATggttaataatgatgactCAGAAAATATCACTATTGCAAATGGTGAGAgtgatgattttgaagaagctGATGTAGCCTCATTTGCTATTGATGCGGAAGCTGATGACGAAGACGAAGACaaagacgaagaagaagcagagGAAGAAGACTAAGATCCATAGAAGTATTTTCATAATCGAGTTTTGTACACTATATCAGAATACCTGGTTCTAATACATACCTAAGCataatatagataattACTCTGTAAGAAATGTAATAGTTTGATTTGTAAGTATCATGTAggtaataaataatagGAATTAATAGAAATCAATCGCAATAATAAGAGCAGTATGTTTTCGctatataatttttgtttagCTAACTTGAAGATTGATGCGCGGGTAGTTTAGTGGTAAAATCCAGCGTTCCCATTGCTGGGCCCCGGGTTCGATTCCCGGCTCGcgcaatttttttttcgaAAAAATCATTACAAGTTTGTGTAATAAGTTTTTTTCAGCTAGAAGGATTTTATTTGACAAATGGACATATAGTCAAATAGATCTTTCTAATTGTTAACGACGAAAACTACGAAGACCGAAAAACTATAGACTCAGAACACTGTcgatatattaattatggATGCAAATTTATTGTTAGAGTGCTTTTCAGCTACGTTGCAATCCGATCAATCAGTGAGGCATCAAGCTGAATTGCAACTTCGCCAATTAGTCTTAACACCAGGATTTTTGGGTGGTTGTCTTGATATTATATCATCGAATAATCCAGCGGTAAGTCTTCCTATCAAGAAAGCTGCAGCtgtatttttcaagaatcGAGTTGTTAAATATTGGGGAAGTGAAAAACAGAATAAGATTGACAATGATGAGAAGCCCGGTATAAGGGATCGTATTTTACCCGTATTAATTGAAAGTGACTATAACACTAAGCAACAGTTGATACCAGTATTGAGAGTTTTGATTTCGTATGACTTTCCTAATAATTGGAAAGACCTTTTAGAGACAACAGGCGCTCTTTTACAGCAAGTACCGGTTGGGGCCACCAAAGACGAAGATTTTTCACAGTTGTATACTGGATTATTATGTTTTAGTGAAATATCTAGAAAATTCAGATGGGTTTCCAATAGTGATAGAGAGCGTGAATTGGATGCAATCATTGTACAGGTTTTTCCACATTTATTAAACATCGGAAACTCTATAATTGCCAATTCTGAGAATATGACTGAGTTGACAgcagaaatattaaagcTAATCCTCAAAGTTTATAAATTTGTGACATATTTCGATTTGCCAGTTGTCTTACAAACTAGAGAATCATTGATTGCTTGGGGTGAATTTCATGGATCAATTGTCAATATGAATACACCAACTTATGTATTGAGTTCTACCTTAAGTGAACAGGAAAAATCATTTTtgcaaatttcaaaatgttATAAATGGGCAGTTGCTAATTTATACCGTATCTTTACAAGGTATGCATCAAAAAGTTTATCTAAAAAATTTGCATACACAGACTTTCAGAAAATGTTTTGTGATGATTTCATACCTCATTTAATAACTAACTTCTTATCAATCATAGAACAGTGGTGTTCAAAAAAAAGATGGCTAAGTCTATCATgcatttattatttattacagTTTTTAAGTCACTGTGTTACGCAAAAGCCAACATGGGTATTAATCAAGCCTTACTTTGAAAACTTGGTATCTCATTTAATCTATCCATTATTATGCCCATCCGACCATGTGttagaaatttttgaaaccGATCCCCATGAGTACATACACTCTAATTTTGACATATATGATGAGTTTGATACGCCTGATGTCGCGGCACTTGGGTTGTTAGTTACTTTTGTTGATAAACGGAAAAAGACAACGTTGGAAccaattataaaatttgtatataatcaattaactGATTTGCAGCAGCAGCCAGAAACACTTGAGGTTGCTAAGAAGAGAGAAGGTGCATTGAGGTTAATGGGAGGGATATCTCACTACGTTGTCATACCACATTCGCCATATTACTCTCAGATGGAACAATTTTTGACGGCGTTAGTTTTTCCTAATCTTTCTTCTAAGTTTGATTTCTTAAAGGCAAGAACGTTGGAAGTATCTCTGAAATTTGCTGATTTGAACTTTGAGAATAAAGACAATTTGTCAGTATTATTCCATGGAATACTAAACAATTTCAGCACATCTAATGAAGAATCAAGTTTACCAGTTGATTTTGAATGTGCCTTGGTTATTCAGGCATACATTCATTTGCCAGAGTTTCAGGAAGCATTATCGACTATTATATTACCTACAATGTCAAAGTTATTGGACTTGTCTaatcaaattgataatgatgcAATTTCAGCAGTAATGCAGGAATGTGTTGAGAATTTCTCTGAGCAATTACAACCATTTGGAGTTGATTTAATGGCAAAATTGGTTGAGCAGTTTATGAGATTGGCAGTTGATATCAATGAAGCATCAAAAGTAGATGTGGACGAATTCGATGGAGAATATGAAGATCAGACAGATAAAATTATGGCAGCAGTAGGCTTGTTAAATACAATGATTACAGTTCTTTTATCATTCGAAAATTCCCGGGAGATTTGTGCTAAATTGGAAGAAGTATTTTCTCCagttattgaatttgtcTTGATTAATAAGATAGATGATTTTTTAACTGAAGTAGGTGAATTGATGGAAAATTCAACCTTCCTTTCAAGATCTATTAGCCCAATTATGTGGAAGAATTTTACGTATCTTTACCAATCATTCACAGATGGTATAGCATTGATGTACACGGAAGAGTTAAGCCAGTGTTTACAGaactttttgatttatgGGCAAGAAGACCTTATGAAATCACCACAGTTAGTAGAAAATTTCtacaatattttcaacattataATCGAGAGTGAAGATGCACAAGTAGGGTTCAACGACATCGTGCTTGCTTGTGAATTAGCTCAAACATTCATATTGATGTTGCAAACTCAGGCACAAGCGTACATTCCGAACTTGGTCAACAGCGTCTTGAAGATCTCACAAAGCATGCAACAAGATGAACAGCACGTCAAGTCCAGTTCATTTAATATCACCATCCAGAACGTTATCATTGCAGCAATGGTGCATGACTCAAATGCCACGTTAATGAACTTGCAAAACCATCACCAATTGGTACCATTTTTCGTTGAATGGTTCAAAACAATTTCCATTTTGAAACGTGTGTATGACTTGAAGTTATCGACACTTGGATTGATCAGTTTAATGGATAACAACGAAGCGTTGAATCTTTTGGGTAACGATATAGTCGCTCAAATCGGGTCGAAGCTCGCCTCCATCATGAAGACGTTGCCCAAAGCGATCGAAAACTTGGAACACAAAAGAAAGAACTTCAGTGAGTCTGAGTTTACTTCGGACCAACCCTACGACGATGCATGGGAAAACCACAATGACTACGACGATGACGACGATGATGTTACTGGTGCACAGGACCTCACCCACGAACCAGAAGCCAGCACTACCGAGTACTTGGACTTTTTGCAGCAAGAAAACGTCAAGTTAAAGAACTCCGGTTTTTTCGACGAAGAAGACCTAGAATTGATAGAGGACCCTCTAGCTGCATCTCCATTAGACAGTTTGAATGtattccaaatcttcaaacaGTTCAGTCAAAGATTGCATGCCAACGATAATGCCAAATATAGCATAATCTTTGGCTCATTGGACGTCTCGGATCAGAAGATATTCacagatatatttgaagtGGTTAACTAGACATCTTTTTGAGCACCATGTGTAACTAGAATCAGCAGATAAGGCATACATAGATGTATATTAGTTAGTCAGCTGTATATGAATAGCCCATGTATGTTTTAACTATGCTTCCGTGGCCACGCAAATAACCATTCTATTTTAAGTCACGCCGTAAGCGAGCAAGATATCTCCCATTAAGGACTAATATCACGATAGACAACGAAACTACCATCTTTGGGTTAGTCTATTCAGCCTGTTGCATATTCGGGCTCCAAGTAGTGAATCTGCTACCCTTCAAACGTTGGTCCCGCGCTCGGTCGCATATACCATGTCCCGTAAACGTGATCGACTGCGACCTTAAGCTCATTTTTCCATCGTAATTCCGAAAGGAGAATCGTATTAGCTCAACATTAGCTGTTATCGGCCATATACCGGGTCTACTATATAACCTctataatatacatatagATCGTAGTAGATATCATAGTATACGTAGCATATGGCAAAACATACCATGCGTAGTGTAGTATCCGCAGACTAAGACATATCAATAAAACTATCACATCATCGGTGCAATTATTTTCGTTATGGTCGTATTCACTACTCTTTAAGGTAGCCGTATAAAGGTCTCTGACTAATTTTATCCTTTCTGGTTTATTTACAGCTGTATTTGAAGTTATATATACTATTGTACTCTTTGTAACTAGTATTGCGTCTTGTAGCTACGATTGTAGCTACTATTGTAGATCTTATTCGATTATTGTATGGATGTTTTACCCGTTGCTAATTGTGCATGTCTATATGCATACGGTACATTGAGCCAATCGAACCCCTTTAGGCCGTTTGTCTCGGTCCTGATACACGTGGACCGTTATGAAAATTTGCAGCCAATTAGTCCTGCACCTTATTCGGAAATTGGAACCACGTTTCGATGGGCTACTTCAGCATCCTATTATTCTAATTAGAGCGCCATGTGGCTATTATTAGAGTTCCGATAAACAGTTAGTGGGAAGGTCAAAATAGATAGCATGTGGGTCAATGCATGTTATTGAACCATGTGGCTTAAGAGATGCAGTATGTTTTTCTCAAAGTTTTTACCCTTATATAAGTAGTAGAATGGGCCATAATTAAGAATTTTGTTCCAGCATacaaatattgaagaaataccagacgtatatatttttcaacacAGTCCATCAAACGATATACTGATTTGTGTTGAATAAGTATCTATTGGAACTAGAATAGTGTTAATATAGCGAAAGCATAAAATACAAACATAAAGAAACCCATATGTTGATCAAAACCTTATTAGTGATTGCATTGCAATTTGTTAACTTGACATTAGGATTGAATATCTTGATGTCGTCAAAAAATTCATGGGTGTCAAAAAACACCCGTCATTTGTACGCTGGATTAAAGGCCGAGGGTCATAACGTCAAATTGATAGCAcctttgaataataatgggCATATCACTGAGGCGGGTCTTGCCAGTGAGAACAACGGAGCTTCTAAAAGAGAACAAGGAGAGCAAGAAGAAAAACGCGAGATCGTCAACGGAGGAGATTTCGGACACTTGTTGCCGGTGCACCAGAAGTACTACAAAACGATAAAAAAGTTGAACAACTTGCCACGCGGGGCCAAGAATGtgatattaaagaaagacTTGGAAAACTCTGACGGCGGGTCTACTGAAACGGTCAGAAACAACTACTTTGGACAAGATCCATTGGACGAATCAGTCTGGTACGTGAATGCATCGCCATTGGAGTCCTTATTGATTGCGTTTGACGTGCTTTTGCCTCAATTTGAACCCGACTTCAAGCCTGACTTGGTCGTCTTGGGTCCTGATGAAGGATTATCATTGACTCCTTCAACATCTAGCCATCAGCCATTATTCCACGAAAACCATCCAAACTCGGATAACGTATTGGATTCGATGATGCGTTTAACtatgttgaagaaattccCTGTCATTGGTGTATCTACCGGTGATGACCACCACATTTATTTCCAAGACGAAACCTTTTTCAACATCCAACAAAACGTCTTATCCAAgcaattgttgaaaaagaacGTCTTTACCAAAAACataaaattcattaatgcTAGAGTGATTGACTTGATTAACAAATTAACGACATCAGAGCAAGGAATATTACCAGAGAATGTGGCCTTGAATGTCAACTTTCCATCCATCAACCACGATGTCTCCCATTGTACTACATCATGgaaaaacaaaaacaacAATGACCCAACTTTTAAACAAGTTGTCTACGACAAAAAATACGATCACTCCAAGCATAATATATTACCAAAGTACGAATTGGTCAACGATACTATTCATATCGTTGGTGAATACAGAGTGaagattgatgaagatgcCGAACAACAGACCTTTGTTGATAAGAAATCTTATTACTATTCGCATATTCTGAGACGTTCCAGTTCCACAGATTCCACCACTGAACCTAGCGGAGTTAGTCAAGACTACTCTGACAACGATGATATCAACCAAATCATGAGTAACATCGACGAATTAAATGTATTGAAGAACTGTGGTATCAGTGTCAGTGTCAATCACTTGATAAAAGGTCATGGATTGGGCAAAGATTTCTTTGATCTTGAATCGTTATTCAACTGAGTCTCACCTGcatattttcattcataaTTCGCtgtttatttttaatatggGTTTTAAAACAGGCTTTTAGAACTCCTTTCGATAAACCTTCGATACCTTGTATAGTATAAACTTTAAATTAATCTTTAATAAAACATAGATAATAGATTAATCCATTGATAACCGATAACATGTCAGTATGGCTTGTAGATTTTGACTCACTTAGTCACGTGAAATTTACTGATAACCATAGTTGATAACTGGATATGAAAAAGTGTAGgttaaaaaagaaaatttatatatatatatagagTTAGACGACGATAGATCACTTAGCATACAATGGCGCCAACATTATTGCCAAAGGTGTCCATAGGGTCATCGACTTTTTCGAGAATGCCTTTGttagaaagaagaaaatatcataaattaGGGACATTATCATGTATGTCTCTAATTGTGAATAAAATGATAGGTACGGGGATTTTCCTGACGCCAGctataatatttcaatactGTCAGGGGAACGTTGGATTATATTTGTTCTTATGGTTGGTAGGAggaataattattttcagtGGATTAGTGATATTCTTGGAGTTTGCATTAAATTTACCATTCACAAATGGAGGAGAAAAGAACTACTTGTTAAGGGTGTTTCGTAAACCGAAGGGTCTAATGGGATGTATTTATTCCTTTCAAATGGTTTTACTAGGATTCAGTTCTGGTAATGCTTTTGCTTTTGGaaaatatgtattattCGCCGTGAATGGAGAggaaattaaagaagagGAGTGGAGTGTTAAGATCATAGGGGTATTATGTATAAGtttttgcatttttttACATATAAAGTTTCCAAATCAAGgtacttcattatttaatcTATTAGGAGTATTCAAGATATTCATATTGGTCCTAATTATTGCAATAGGTTTACTTGTCTCGGTTGATATAATAAAGTTACCTACCactgttgataatttctcAAATTTGTTTGAATCTACGACCaaaaaagataataactattattcaatttcggTAGCTCTATTAGAAATCATCTATTCATTTAAGGGTTGGGAAAATGCTAATTACGTATTACTGGAAGTCTCAGATCCTTACCATGTTCTTACGATTGCTGCCCCATCCGCTGTTGTTATAACAACAATTTTATACTTTTTGGTTATTATATCCTATCTAATTGTGATTCCTAAACAAGAGTTATTAGATAGTGGGGTGTTGGTAGCaggaatatttttcaataaggTTTTTGGCGAAAGCATCACATCAAGGATTTTACcaattataatttcttcttctaacCTTGGAAATGTAATGGTGGTATCATTTGCTCATGCTCATGTTAATCAAGAGCTTGCGAGAAACAATTACTTACCtttttccaaatattttgaagatataaataattcgttATTATTGCATTGGTTTATTACTGTTATCATTATGGTTGCACCTCCATCATCAGAAATATATGAGTTTGTtgttaatttatatatatacccTGGTACATGGATCAACTTGTTAATAACAATTGGgttaatttatttgcatttgaATAGCAGAGGTGAGAAATGGGGAAAACACAATACTGGAAATGGATTAGAAACCAATTCAGCTAATAACAGTATCTATGATGACAACGAcaatttaattcttcaattgaatgatgACAGCTATACAGAATTTGACTCCTTAATATCAgtagaaaatgataatgatacGTCTAAGTTTTCTGCTCCTATTATATGCAttgttatatttttattctctAACATATTTTTAGCGGTGTTTCCATTCTTCCCACCACCATCAGATTCATCGTCATCTCAGCTGATAATACCGTACTGGTGCTTTCCTGTCGTAGGTACATCAGTTTTACTACTGGGTGTAGCTTGGTTTTACATCCGAAGATGGTTCCATACTTGGAGATACgacaaatataaaat encodes:
- a CDS encoding DEHA2F05522p (similar to uniprot|P46970 Saccharomyces cerevisiae YJR132W NMD5 Karyopherin a carrier protein involved in nuclear import of proteins) → MDANLLLECFSATLQSDQSVRHQAELQLRQLVLTPGFLGGCLDIISSNNPAVSLPIKKAAAVFFKNRVVKYWGSEKQNKIDNDEKPGIRDRILPVLIESDYNTKQQLIPVLRVLISYDFPNNWKDLLETTGALLQQVPVGATKDEDFSQLYTGLLCFSEISRKFRWVSNSDRERELDAIIVQVFPHLLNIGNSIIANSENMTELTAEILKLILKVYKFVTYFDLPVVLQTRESLIAWGEFHGSIVNMNTPTYVLSSTLSEQEKSFLQISKCYKWAVANLYRIFTRYASKSLSKKFAYTDFQKMFCDDFIPHLITNFLSIIEQWCSKKRWLSLSCIYYLLQFLSHCVTQKPTWVLIKPYFENLVSHLIYPLLCPSDHVLEIFETDPHEYIHSNFDIYDEFDTPDVAALGLLVTFVDKRKKTTLEPIIKFVYNQLTDLQQQPETLEVAKKREGALRLMGGISHYVVIPHSPYYSQMEQFLTALVFPNLSSKFDFLKARTLEVSSKFADLNFENKDNLSVLFHGILNNFSTSNEESSLPVDFECALVIQAYIHLPEFQEALSTIILPTMSKLLDLSNQIDNDAISAVMQECVENFSEQLQPFGVDLMAKLVEQFMRLAVDINEASKVDVDEFDGEYEDQTDKIMAAVGLLNTMITVLLSFENSREICAKLEEVFSPVIEFVLINKIDDFLTEVGELMENSTFLSRSISPIMWKNFTYLYQSFTDGIALMYTEELSQCLQNFLIYGQEDLMKSPQLVENFYNIFNIIIESEDAQVGFNDIVLACELAQTFILMLQTQAQAYIPNLVNSVLKISQSMQQDEQHVKSSSFNITIQNVIIAAMVHDSNATLMNLQNHHQLVPFFVEWFKTISILKRVYDLKLSTLGLISLMDNNEALNLLGNDIVAQIGSKLASIMKTLPKAIENLEHKRKNFSESEFTSDQPYDDAWENHNDYDDDDDDVTGAQDLTHEPEASTTEYLDFLQQENVKLKNSGFFDEEDLELIEDPLAASPLDSLNVFQIFKQFSQRLHANDNAKYSIIFGSLDVSDQKIFTDIFEVVN
- a CDS encoding DEHA2F05544p (weakly similar to CA1939|IPF8000 Candida albicans IPF8000 unknown function), with translation MLIKTLLVIALQFVNLTLGLNILMSSKNSWVSKNTRHLYAGLKAEGHNVKLIAPLNNNGHITEAGLASENNGASKREQGEQEEKREIVNGGDFGHLLPVHQKYYKTIKKLNNLPRGAKNVILKKDLENSDGGSTETVRNNYFGQDPLDESVWYVNASPLESLLIAFDVLLPQFEPDFKPDLVVLGPDEGLSLTPSTSSHQPLFHENHPNSDNVLDSMMRLTMLKKFPVIGVSTGDDHHIYFQDETFFNIQQNVLSKQLLKKNVFTKNIKFINARVIDLINKLTTSEQGILPENVALNVNFPSINHDVSHCTTSWKNKNNNDPTFKQVVYDKKYDHSKHNILPKYELVNDTIHIVGEYRVKIDEDAEQQTFVDKKSYYYSHISRRSSSTDSTTEPSGVSQDYSDNDDINQIMSNIDELNVLKNCGISVSVNHLIKGHGLGKDFFDLESLFN
- a CDS encoding DEHA2F05566p (weakly similar to uniprot|P50276 Saccharomyces cerevisiae YGR055W MUP1 High affinity methionine permease integral membrane protein with 13 putative membrane-spanning regions), with product MAPTLLPKVSIGSSTFSRMPLLERRKYHKLGTLSCMSLIVNKMIGTGIFSTPAIIFQYCQGNVGLYLFLWLVGGIIIFSGLVIFLEFALNLPFTNGGEKNYLLRVFRKPKGLMGCIYSFQMVLLGFSSGNAFAFGKYVLFAVNGEEIKEEEWSVKIIGVLCISFCIFLHIKFPNQGTSLFNLLGVFKIFILVLIIAIGLLVSVDIIKLPTTVDNFSNLFESTTKKDNNYYSISVALLEIIYSFKGWENANYVLSEVSDPYHVLTIAAPSAVVITTILYFLVIISYLIVIPKQELLDSGVLVAGIFFNKVFGESITSRILPIIISSSNLGNVMVVSFAHAHVNQELARNNYLPFSKYFEDINNSLLLHWFITVIIMVAPPSSEIYEFVVNLYIYPGTWINLLITIGLIYLHLNSRGEKWGKHNTGNGLETNSANNSIYDDNDNLILQLNDDSYTEFDSLISVENDNDTSKFSAPIICIVIFLFSNIFLAVFPFFPPPSDSSSSQSIIPYWCFPVVGTSVLLSGVAWFYIRRWFHTWRYDKYKIGEPNVKYEDDYSTN